Proteins encoded by one window of Salvia splendens isolate huo1 chromosome 7, SspV2, whole genome shotgun sequence:
- the LOC121741929 gene encoding probable galacturonosyltransferase 4 isoform X2, giving the protein MKIKLRKSVIFLLSVTVLAPIVLYTNTLGAYLASSSSRNEFIEDVSTFTFAGEVRPLNVLPQESSAALKEPLGVVYSENLGDSSSESSNTSSGENAHINRQLAEEDAISSLSNLGSGGNTIRQVTDQEHKVALEKEENTRETELIGKVNEAEQNKAKREVVSRRSKGKSGRPLERTHMSQAVVKDNPREAGSEKQNERVIFPDARIRQLKDQLIQAKLYLSLSVTRTNPQFVRDLRLRMKEVVKVLGDATKDSELPKNALERLKAMDQTLSKGKQLEEDCASSVKKLRAMLHSAEEQLRVHKKQNLFLTHLTAKTVPKGLHCLPLRLSTEYFMLNAFEQRFPNEDKLEDPKLYHYALFSDNVLAAAVVVNSSITHTKDPSKHVFHIVTDRLNFAAMKMWFLANPPGRATIQVQNIEEFTWLNSSYSPVLRQLGSPTMIDYYFKNRHAESDSNIKFRNPKYLSMMNHLRFYLPEIFPKLDKVLFLDDDIVVQRDLTGMWSLNLRGKVIGVVETCGQSFHRFDRYLNFSNPLISKTFSPRACGWAFGMNIFDLKEWRKQNITEVYHKWQNLNHDRLLWKLGTLPPGLITFWNRTFALEKSWHVLGLGYNPNVVQKDIERAAVIHYNGNLKPWLEIGIPKFRNYWAKYVDYDQVYLRQCNITP; this is encoded by the exons ATGAAGATAAAGCTGCGAAAGTCTGTGATTTTTTTGCTGTCGGTGACCGTTCTCGCTCCAATTGTTCTATACACTAACACTCTTGGAGCGTATCTCGCTTCCTCTTCTT CCAGGAATGAATTTATTGAAGATGTTTCAACCTTT ACATTTGCTGGTGAAGTCAGACCATTAAATGTGCTACCACAG GAGTCGTCTGCTGCGTTGAAAGAACCTCTGGGTGTAGTTTATTCCGAAAACTTAGGCGATTCTAGTTCAGAAAGCTCGAATACTTCGTCCGGAGAAAATGCTCATATCAATAGACAACTCGCCGAAG AGGATGCAATTTCAAGTTTATCCAATCTGGGCAGTGGAGGGAATACTATAAGGCAGGTGACTGATCAGGAGCACAAGGTTGCGCTGGAGAAGGAAGAAAACACAAGGGAGACTGAATTGATTGGGAAAGTAAATGAGGCTGAGCAGAATAAAGCAAAGAGAGAAGTTGTTTCCCGGCGTTCCAAGGGCAAATCGGGAAGGCCATTAGAAAGAACT CATATGTCCCAGGCTGTTGTCAAAGATAATCCAAGAGAAGCTGGAAGTGAGAAGCAGAATGAACGGGTGATATTTCCAGATGCTCGTATACGTCAGCTTAAGGACCAACTTATTCAAGCAAAGctttatctttctctctctgtgACTAGAACCAATCCTCAATTTGTAAGGGACCTGCGCTTGCGTATGAAAGAGGTTGTGAAAGTACTTGGAGATGCCACCAAGGATTCTGAGCTGCCAAAGAA TGCTTTAGAGAGGTTGAAAGCGATGGATCAAACACTTTCAAAAGGCAAACAATTGGAAGAAGATTGTGCTTCCTCAGTAAAGAAACTCCGTGCCATGCTGCATTCTGCTGAGGAGCAGCTTCGAGTCCATAAGAAGCAAAATTTGTTTTTGACGCATTTAACTGCCAAGACAGTGCCCAAAGGGCTTCATTGTCTTCCTCTCCGTCTTTCAACTGAGTATTTTATGTTGAACGCATTCGAACAGAGATTCCCGAACGAAGACAAACTTGAAGATCCCAAGCTATACCACTATGCATTGTTTTCAGATAATGTATTGGCTGCTGCAGTGGTTGTGAACTCATCGATAACTCACACAAAG GATCCATCAAAACATGTCTTCCATATTGTGACTGATAGACTCAATTTTGCTGCAATGAAAATGTGGTTCTTGGCTAATCCTCCTGGCCGTGCAACCATTCAGGTTCAGAATATTGAGGAGTTCACATGGTTGAATTCAAGTTACAGTCCAGTCCTTAGACAGCTGGGTTCTCCCACCATGATTGATTATTACTTCAAGAATCGACATGCTGAATCTGATTCCAACATTAAATTTAGAAATCCGAAGTACCTGTCAATGATGAACCATCTTCGCTTTTATCTTCCAGAGATCTTCCCAAAGCTGGACAAGGTTTTATTCTTAGATGATGACATTGTGGTGCAGAGGGATCTTACTGGCATGTGGTCTCTTAATCTGAGGGGCAAAGTTATTGGTGTTGTTGAGACCTGTGGACAGAGCTTCCACCGGTTTGATCGTTACCTAAATTTTTCAAACCCACTTATTTCAAAAACATTTAGCCCCCGCGCTTGTGGTTGGGCATTTGGGATGAATATCTTCGATCTGAAGGAATGGAGGAAGCAAAATATTACAGAAGTATATCACAAATGGCAGAACCTG AATCATGACAGGTTGCTTTGGAAGCTGGGAACTTTGCCACCCGGTTTGATAACCTTCTGGAATCGCACTTTTGCTCTCGAGAAATCCTGGCATGTTCTGGGACTTGGTTATAACCCAAATGTAGTGCAGAAGGATATCGAGCGGGCAGCAGTTATACATTATAATGGCAACCTGAAGCCATGGCTCGAGATAGGCATACCAAAGTTCAGAAACTATTGGGCGAAATACGTGGACTATGATCAAGTGTATTTGCGGCAGTGCAATATCACTCCTTAA
- the LOC121741929 gene encoding probable galacturonosyltransferase 4 isoform X1, whose amino-acid sequence MKIKLRKSVIFLLSVTVLAPIVLYTNTLGAYLASSSSRNEFIEDVSTFTFAGEVRPLNVLPQESSAALKEPLGVVYSENLGDSSSESSNTSSGENAHINRQLAEAEDAISSLSNLGSGGNTIRQVTDQEHKVALEKEENTRETELIGKVNEAEQNKAKREVVSRRSKGKSGRPLERTHMSQAVVKDNPREAGSEKQNERVIFPDARIRQLKDQLIQAKLYLSLSVTRTNPQFVRDLRLRMKEVVKVLGDATKDSELPKNALERLKAMDQTLSKGKQLEEDCASSVKKLRAMLHSAEEQLRVHKKQNLFLTHLTAKTVPKGLHCLPLRLSTEYFMLNAFEQRFPNEDKLEDPKLYHYALFSDNVLAAAVVVNSSITHTKDPSKHVFHIVTDRLNFAAMKMWFLANPPGRATIQVQNIEEFTWLNSSYSPVLRQLGSPTMIDYYFKNRHAESDSNIKFRNPKYLSMMNHLRFYLPEIFPKLDKVLFLDDDIVVQRDLTGMWSLNLRGKVIGVVETCGQSFHRFDRYLNFSNPLISKTFSPRACGWAFGMNIFDLKEWRKQNITEVYHKWQNLNHDRLLWKLGTLPPGLITFWNRTFALEKSWHVLGLGYNPNVVQKDIERAAVIHYNGNLKPWLEIGIPKFRNYWAKYVDYDQVYLRQCNITP is encoded by the exons ATGAAGATAAAGCTGCGAAAGTCTGTGATTTTTTTGCTGTCGGTGACCGTTCTCGCTCCAATTGTTCTATACACTAACACTCTTGGAGCGTATCTCGCTTCCTCTTCTT CCAGGAATGAATTTATTGAAGATGTTTCAACCTTT ACATTTGCTGGTGAAGTCAGACCATTAAATGTGCTACCACAG GAGTCGTCTGCTGCGTTGAAAGAACCTCTGGGTGTAGTTTATTCCGAAAACTTAGGCGATTCTAGTTCAGAAAGCTCGAATACTTCGTCCGGAGAAAATGCTCATATCAATAGACAACTCGCCGAAG CAGAGGATGCAATTTCAAGTTTATCCAATCTGGGCAGTGGAGGGAATACTATAAGGCAGGTGACTGATCAGGAGCACAAGGTTGCGCTGGAGAAGGAAGAAAACACAAGGGAGACTGAATTGATTGGGAAAGTAAATGAGGCTGAGCAGAATAAAGCAAAGAGAGAAGTTGTTTCCCGGCGTTCCAAGGGCAAATCGGGAAGGCCATTAGAAAGAACT CATATGTCCCAGGCTGTTGTCAAAGATAATCCAAGAGAAGCTGGAAGTGAGAAGCAGAATGAACGGGTGATATTTCCAGATGCTCGTATACGTCAGCTTAAGGACCAACTTATTCAAGCAAAGctttatctttctctctctgtgACTAGAACCAATCCTCAATTTGTAAGGGACCTGCGCTTGCGTATGAAAGAGGTTGTGAAAGTACTTGGAGATGCCACCAAGGATTCTGAGCTGCCAAAGAA TGCTTTAGAGAGGTTGAAAGCGATGGATCAAACACTTTCAAAAGGCAAACAATTGGAAGAAGATTGTGCTTCCTCAGTAAAGAAACTCCGTGCCATGCTGCATTCTGCTGAGGAGCAGCTTCGAGTCCATAAGAAGCAAAATTTGTTTTTGACGCATTTAACTGCCAAGACAGTGCCCAAAGGGCTTCATTGTCTTCCTCTCCGTCTTTCAACTGAGTATTTTATGTTGAACGCATTCGAACAGAGATTCCCGAACGAAGACAAACTTGAAGATCCCAAGCTATACCACTATGCATTGTTTTCAGATAATGTATTGGCTGCTGCAGTGGTTGTGAACTCATCGATAACTCACACAAAG GATCCATCAAAACATGTCTTCCATATTGTGACTGATAGACTCAATTTTGCTGCAATGAAAATGTGGTTCTTGGCTAATCCTCCTGGCCGTGCAACCATTCAGGTTCAGAATATTGAGGAGTTCACATGGTTGAATTCAAGTTACAGTCCAGTCCTTAGACAGCTGGGTTCTCCCACCATGATTGATTATTACTTCAAGAATCGACATGCTGAATCTGATTCCAACATTAAATTTAGAAATCCGAAGTACCTGTCAATGATGAACCATCTTCGCTTTTATCTTCCAGAGATCTTCCCAAAGCTGGACAAGGTTTTATTCTTAGATGATGACATTGTGGTGCAGAGGGATCTTACTGGCATGTGGTCTCTTAATCTGAGGGGCAAAGTTATTGGTGTTGTTGAGACCTGTGGACAGAGCTTCCACCGGTTTGATCGTTACCTAAATTTTTCAAACCCACTTATTTCAAAAACATTTAGCCCCCGCGCTTGTGGTTGGGCATTTGGGATGAATATCTTCGATCTGAAGGAATGGAGGAAGCAAAATATTACAGAAGTATATCACAAATGGCAGAACCTG AATCATGACAGGTTGCTTTGGAAGCTGGGAACTTTGCCACCCGGTTTGATAACCTTCTGGAATCGCACTTTTGCTCTCGAGAAATCCTGGCATGTTCTGGGACTTGGTTATAACCCAAATGTAGTGCAGAAGGATATCGAGCGGGCAGCAGTTATACATTATAATGGCAACCTGAAGCCATGGCTCGAGATAGGCATACCAAAGTTCAGAAACTATTGGGCGAAATACGTGGACTATGATCAAGTGTATTTGCGGCAGTGCAATATCACTCCTTAA
- the LOC121741929 gene encoding probable galacturonosyltransferase 4 isoform X3, with the protein MKIKLRKSVIFLLSVTVLAPIVLYTNTLGAYLASSSSRNEFIEDVSTFTFAGEVRPLNVLPQESSAALKEPLGVVYSENLGDSSSESSNTSSGENAHINRQLAEAEDAISSLSNLGSGGNTIRQVTDQEHKVALEKEENTRETELIGKVNEAEQNKAKREVVSRRSKGKSGRPLERTAVVKDNPREAGSEKQNERVIFPDARIRQLKDQLIQAKLYLSLSVTRTNPQFVRDLRLRMKEVVKVLGDATKDSELPKNALERLKAMDQTLSKGKQLEEDCASSVKKLRAMLHSAEEQLRVHKKQNLFLTHLTAKTVPKGLHCLPLRLSTEYFMLNAFEQRFPNEDKLEDPKLYHYALFSDNVLAAAVVVNSSITHTKDPSKHVFHIVTDRLNFAAMKMWFLANPPGRATIQVQNIEEFTWLNSSYSPVLRQLGSPTMIDYYFKNRHAESDSNIKFRNPKYLSMMNHLRFYLPEIFPKLDKVLFLDDDIVVQRDLTGMWSLNLRGKVIGVVETCGQSFHRFDRYLNFSNPLISKTFSPRACGWAFGMNIFDLKEWRKQNITEVYHKWQNLNHDRLLWKLGTLPPGLITFWNRTFALEKSWHVLGLGYNPNVVQKDIERAAVIHYNGNLKPWLEIGIPKFRNYWAKYVDYDQVYLRQCNITP; encoded by the exons ATGAAGATAAAGCTGCGAAAGTCTGTGATTTTTTTGCTGTCGGTGACCGTTCTCGCTCCAATTGTTCTATACACTAACACTCTTGGAGCGTATCTCGCTTCCTCTTCTT CCAGGAATGAATTTATTGAAGATGTTTCAACCTTT ACATTTGCTGGTGAAGTCAGACCATTAAATGTGCTACCACAG GAGTCGTCTGCTGCGTTGAAAGAACCTCTGGGTGTAGTTTATTCCGAAAACTTAGGCGATTCTAGTTCAGAAAGCTCGAATACTTCGTCCGGAGAAAATGCTCATATCAATAGACAACTCGCCGAAG CAGAGGATGCAATTTCAAGTTTATCCAATCTGGGCAGTGGAGGGAATACTATAAGGCAGGTGACTGATCAGGAGCACAAGGTTGCGCTGGAGAAGGAAGAAAACACAAGGGAGACTGAATTGATTGGGAAAGTAAATGAGGCTGAGCAGAATAAAGCAAAGAGAGAAGTTGTTTCCCGGCGTTCCAAGGGCAAATCGGGAAGGCCATTAGAAAGAACT GCTGTTGTCAAAGATAATCCAAGAGAAGCTGGAAGTGAGAAGCAGAATGAACGGGTGATATTTCCAGATGCTCGTATACGTCAGCTTAAGGACCAACTTATTCAAGCAAAGctttatctttctctctctgtgACTAGAACCAATCCTCAATTTGTAAGGGACCTGCGCTTGCGTATGAAAGAGGTTGTGAAAGTACTTGGAGATGCCACCAAGGATTCTGAGCTGCCAAAGAA TGCTTTAGAGAGGTTGAAAGCGATGGATCAAACACTTTCAAAAGGCAAACAATTGGAAGAAGATTGTGCTTCCTCAGTAAAGAAACTCCGTGCCATGCTGCATTCTGCTGAGGAGCAGCTTCGAGTCCATAAGAAGCAAAATTTGTTTTTGACGCATTTAACTGCCAAGACAGTGCCCAAAGGGCTTCATTGTCTTCCTCTCCGTCTTTCAACTGAGTATTTTATGTTGAACGCATTCGAACAGAGATTCCCGAACGAAGACAAACTTGAAGATCCCAAGCTATACCACTATGCATTGTTTTCAGATAATGTATTGGCTGCTGCAGTGGTTGTGAACTCATCGATAACTCACACAAAG GATCCATCAAAACATGTCTTCCATATTGTGACTGATAGACTCAATTTTGCTGCAATGAAAATGTGGTTCTTGGCTAATCCTCCTGGCCGTGCAACCATTCAGGTTCAGAATATTGAGGAGTTCACATGGTTGAATTCAAGTTACAGTCCAGTCCTTAGACAGCTGGGTTCTCCCACCATGATTGATTATTACTTCAAGAATCGACATGCTGAATCTGATTCCAACATTAAATTTAGAAATCCGAAGTACCTGTCAATGATGAACCATCTTCGCTTTTATCTTCCAGAGATCTTCCCAAAGCTGGACAAGGTTTTATTCTTAGATGATGACATTGTGGTGCAGAGGGATCTTACTGGCATGTGGTCTCTTAATCTGAGGGGCAAAGTTATTGGTGTTGTTGAGACCTGTGGACAGAGCTTCCACCGGTTTGATCGTTACCTAAATTTTTCAAACCCACTTATTTCAAAAACATTTAGCCCCCGCGCTTGTGGTTGGGCATTTGGGATGAATATCTTCGATCTGAAGGAATGGAGGAAGCAAAATATTACAGAAGTATATCACAAATGGCAGAACCTG AATCATGACAGGTTGCTTTGGAAGCTGGGAACTTTGCCACCCGGTTTGATAACCTTCTGGAATCGCACTTTTGCTCTCGAGAAATCCTGGCATGTTCTGGGACTTGGTTATAACCCAAATGTAGTGCAGAAGGATATCGAGCGGGCAGCAGTTATACATTATAATGGCAACCTGAAGCCATGGCTCGAGATAGGCATACCAAAGTTCAGAAACTATTGGGCGAAATACGTGGACTATGATCAAGTGTATTTGCGGCAGTGCAATATCACTCCTTAA
- the LOC121742531 gene encoding ras-related protein RABB1c isoform X2, protein MSYAYLFKYIIIGDTGVGKSCLLLQFTDKRFQPVHDLTIGVEFGARMITIDNKPIKLQIWDTAGQESFRSITRSYYRGAAGALLVYDITRRETFNHLASWLEDAKQHANPNMTIMLIGNKCDLAHRRAVSTEEGEQFAKEHGLIFMEASAKTAQNVEEAFIKTAGTIYKKIQDGVFDVSNESYGIKVGYGGIPGPSGGRDGSSSQVGGCCS, encoded by the exons ATGTCTTACGCATATCTTTTCAAGTATATCATCATCGGCGATACCG GGGTGGGGAAGTCATGTCTTCTTCTACAATTCACGGACAAGCGTTTCCAGCCTGTGCATGACTTGACCATTGGAGTCGAATTTGGGGCTCGGATGATTACAATAGACAACAAACCAATTAAACTTCAAATATGGGATACG GCTGGTCAAGAATCCTTCAGATCCATCACAAGGTCATATTACAGAGGAGCTGCTGGTGCACTTTTGGTCTATGATATCACTAG GAGAGAAACCTTTAATCACTTGGCAAGCTGGCTAGAAGATGCAAAGCAGCATGCAAATCCAAACATGACAATTATGCTAATAGGCAACAAATGTGATCTTGCCCATAGAAGGGCCGTTAGCACAGAAGAAGGAGAACAATTTGCAAAAGAACATGGGTTGATATTCATGGAAGCATCTGCAAAAACTGCTCAGAATGTAGAGGAG GCTTTTATTAAAACAGCTGGAACGATATATAAGAAGATCCAAGATGGAGTATTTGATGTTTCAAATGAG TCATATGGAATAAAAGTAGGTTATGGTGGAATTCCCGGGCCATCTGGAGGCAGGGATGGTTCCTCTTCTCAAGTTGGAGGTTGCTGCAGTTGA
- the LOC121742531 gene encoding ras-related protein RABB1c isoform X1: MSYIWNCYRLQYESAPYTREKLGNLMDKHTWVGKSCLLLQFTDKRFQPVHDLTIGVEFGARMITIDNKPIKLQIWDTAGQESFRSITRSYYRGAAGALLVYDITRRETFNHLASWLEDAKQHANPNMTIMLIGNKCDLAHRRAVSTEEGEQFAKEHGLIFMEASAKTAQNVEEAFIKTAGTIYKKIQDGVFDVSNESYGIKVGYGGIPGPSGGRDGSSSQVGGCCS, encoded by the exons ATGTCATACATTTGGAACTGTTATCGTCTCCAATATGAATCTGCTCCGTATACAAGAGAAAAGTTGGGGAATTTGATGGATAAGCATACAT GGGTGGGGAAGTCATGTCTTCTTCTACAATTCACGGACAAGCGTTTCCAGCCTGTGCATGACTTGACCATTGGAGTCGAATTTGGGGCTCGGATGATTACAATAGACAACAAACCAATTAAACTTCAAATATGGGATACG GCTGGTCAAGAATCCTTCAGATCCATCACAAGGTCATATTACAGAGGAGCTGCTGGTGCACTTTTGGTCTATGATATCACTAG GAGAGAAACCTTTAATCACTTGGCAAGCTGGCTAGAAGATGCAAAGCAGCATGCAAATCCAAACATGACAATTATGCTAATAGGCAACAAATGTGATCTTGCCCATAGAAGGGCCGTTAGCACAGAAGAAGGAGAACAATTTGCAAAAGAACATGGGTTGATATTCATGGAAGCATCTGCAAAAACTGCTCAGAATGTAGAGGAG GCTTTTATTAAAACAGCTGGAACGATATATAAGAAGATCCAAGATGGAGTATTTGATGTTTCAAATGAG TCATATGGAATAAAAGTAGGTTATGGTGGAATTCCCGGGCCATCTGGAGGCAGGGATGGTTCCTCTTCTCAAGTTGGAGGTTGCTGCAGTTGA
- the LOC121742531 gene encoding ras-related protein RABB1c isoform X3, giving the protein MSYIWNCYRLQYESAPYTREKLGNLMDKHTWVGKSCLLLQFTDKRFQPVHDLTIGVEFGARMITIDNKPIKLQIWDTAGQESFRSITRSYYRGAAGALLVYDITRRETFNHLASWLEDAKQHANPNMTIMLIGNKCDLAHRRAVSTEEGEQFAKEHGLIFMEASAKTAQNVEEAFIKTAGTIYKKIQDGVFDVSNEIMLPIYE; this is encoded by the exons ATGTCATACATTTGGAACTGTTATCGTCTCCAATATGAATCTGCTCCGTATACAAGAGAAAAGTTGGGGAATTTGATGGATAAGCATACAT GGGTGGGGAAGTCATGTCTTCTTCTACAATTCACGGACAAGCGTTTCCAGCCTGTGCATGACTTGACCATTGGAGTCGAATTTGGGGCTCGGATGATTACAATAGACAACAAACCAATTAAACTTCAAATATGGGATACG GCTGGTCAAGAATCCTTCAGATCCATCACAAGGTCATATTACAGAGGAGCTGCTGGTGCACTTTTGGTCTATGATATCACTAG GAGAGAAACCTTTAATCACTTGGCAAGCTGGCTAGAAGATGCAAAGCAGCATGCAAATCCAAACATGACAATTATGCTAATAGGCAACAAATGTGATCTTGCCCATAGAAGGGCCGTTAGCACAGAAGAAGGAGAACAATTTGCAAAAGAACATGGGTTGATATTCATGGAAGCATCTGCAAAAACTGCTCAGAATGTAGAGGAG GCTTTTATTAAAACAGCTGGAACGATATATAAGAAGATCCAAGATGGAGTATTTGATGTTTCAAATGAG ATAATGTTGCCAATTTATGAGTGA